A window from Gossypium raimondii isolate GPD5lz chromosome 7, ASM2569854v1, whole genome shotgun sequence encodes these proteins:
- the LOC105768060 gene encoding casein kinase 1-like protein 9, translating into MDNVIGGKFKLGRKIGSGSFGELYLGVNVQTKEEVAVKLESAKTKHPQLHYESKLYMLLQGGTGIPHLKWFGIEADYNVMVIDLLGPSLEDLFNYCNRKLSLKTLLMLAIS; encoded by the exons ATGGATAATGTGATTGGTGGTAAGTTCAAGCTTGGAAGAAAGATTGGCAGTGGCTCTTTTGGAGAGCTTTATTTAG GGGTAAATGTGCAAACTAAAGAGGAAGTTGCTGTCAAACTG GAATCTGCAAAGACCAAGCATCCACAGCTTCATTACGAGTCGAAATTGTATATGCTTCTTCAAGGAGGAA CGGGTATTCCACACCTTAAGTGGTTCGGAATTGAGGCAGATTACAATGTTATGGTAATTGACCTTCTTGGACCTAGTTTGGAAGATTTGTTCAACTACTGCAACCGGAAACTTTCGTTAAAGACGCTGTTGATGCTTGCTATCAGTTA